The DNA sequence TTTAAATCTTCAACTTTACATGTAAAAGCATTGTCAACGGCATCAAAAAGTACTTTTTGATTGAAAATAAATTCGCCACTGATGATCTTTGTACCAAAAAAAGCAGGCTCTAATGGATTGTGCCCACCGATGCCATCAACAAAAGAACCGCCTAAAATCACCACATCTGCAATGGCGTAAAGATTAATGAGTTCTCCCATTTTGTCGCACAAGATAATATCTGAACCAAACACATCATGTTCGGACAACCTTGCATACGCTTTGTTCTCATTGAGCGCATAGGTTTTCAAAAGCTTATCCACTTTTTCAAATCGCTCAGGGTGCCTAGGACCAACAATCAGTTGATCATTGGTCTGCAATGCAAGGTGCGATAAAATTAATTCCTCTTCACCCTCATGGGTGCTGGCTAATACTATGACCCTTCTAGTATCCATTTTTGGATAGACATGTGTCACAGAATACTCGCTAAATGCCTTAATGTTACCACTCACCTGAACGCTCTTAGCACCAAGTGTTTTAAGTCTTTGCTCATCTTCAATGCTTTGCGCAAAGATGAGATCAACATGGCTAAAAATCCAATGGTACAGCCAACCAAAACGAAGATATGAGGCATACGAATTATCTGAAATGCGCGCGTTCAATAAAACGGTTTTTATACCCTTTGCTTTTGCAACAATAAAAAGGAGCGGCCAAAGTTCAGCCTCCATAACAATCAGTACTTTTTGTTTGCGTATCCAAAAAGGCAAAAAGATCTCAAAAGGCAGATAGCGAACCTCTGCTTGGGAATGTTTACTCGCCTCTTTAAATCCCGTTTGGGTAATCACACTAATGCGAACATCCAAAGGTGAAATCTTGTCGATAAAAGGACTTAACGAACGTACTTCGCCAAAAGAGCACGCATGAAACCAAATGCCACCATCAGTAAAGCTGGGATTATTTTTCAAAAAAAAGCGTGCGGGAATGGAATCTTTGTATTTAGGCTTGAAGCGAAGGTACATGAGATAAGGCAACGCTACAAAATAGAGTAACGTTGCCAAAAGAGAGTAAAAAAAGCTCAAAGCTTACGCCTTTACTTCCTCTATCTCTTTGTATAAAATACGACCACAGTGTGGACATGTCACGATGTCATCTTGTTTTAAAACACTGGCATAGGTTTTATCATTCATTCTCATGAAACAACCATAACATGCCTGTTTTTTAACAGGAACAACGGTTGAATTTTGCGCCCATTTTCTAATTTTTTGATAAAACGTTAAGATTTTTTGACTCATCCCAGAGACAAGTTCATCTTTCGCTTGGTAAACGTTTTTACGCTCTTCTTCAATCGCTTGGATTTGAGAATCAATCGATGCTTTAATCTCTTCTGCTTCTTTAACAGCGTCTGCAATCTTTTCTTGTAATGCAGCAATATTTGTTTGTTTGAGATCAATAATTTTATCTAAACGGTTGATTTCATCATTGGCAAAATCACACTGTTCTTTTGAAATTTCTTCTTCAAGTTGAAGCGCTTTAATCTCTTTGGCTGTTTTAACTAAAGAACTTTTTTTAGTAAGATCTTTTAGTTTTGCTGAAAGTTCTGCAAGATGTGCTTCATTTTTTGCTTTTTTGAGTTTTGCATCCGCGATATCCGCTTGGAAAGACTCTGCTTGGAGTTTTAAATCTCTCTCTTTGTCTAAAGAAAGTTTCAACATTTTCTCAACTTTGGCAATTCTAGGGCCAAAATCGTCGATCTCTTTGTCTAACTTGGAAAGCTCAATTAACTGTTCTAAATACTTATTCATATCTTGTGTGTCCTCTATTTATACTCAAACGGATTTTTAGAATTTGACATTATAGCCTTTAATGGCAAATTTTTCAAATAATTGCCTAAACACTCTGGGAAATAGCGCTCGGACTCAAAGTGACCTATGTCAATTAATGAGAGGTTATTTTCTTTTGCCTCCAAAGCTTGATGGTACTTTAGGTCTCCACTTAAAAAACAATCAGCCTCAATTTTAGAGATCAAATCGCCTCCTGATCCAGTGGTAATGGCACAACGTCCAATCCACTCTTTCGTTCTCACCAAACGCACGTTTTCAATGCCTAAAACACGCTTTACATGTAAAGCCAAATCATCGAAATTTTGGTTCACATCGAAGTAGCTTACAAACTCTCTGCTCTCTTTGATTTCAAAGCCAAGCTTAGAGGCGACATAAGCATTGAGATGCGAGAGATCAAAGTTCGTGTGCATCGCAATTAAACTAATATTTTTTTGCACCATCCTTTGAATCAAATTAGAAGGATATTTCGCAAAATTAAGCTGTTTAAGACCACTAAAAATCAGTGGATGATGCGTTATAATAAGCGAATGCGCTGCTACTTCTTCTAAAAGTGAGCTATCGACATCAAGGCTAAGGTAGATTTGCTCTACTTCATCGTCCTTGCTTCCGATCAACAGCCCACTATTATCCCAACTTGCCTGTGTGGCAAATGGGCTAAGGGTGTCTAAAAAGTCGTAGAGTGCGCCTAGCTTCATTAACCTACAACTTCTTTATACTTAACAGCACACCCTTTAGCGAGTTCACGAATTTTAAGGATGTAGTTTTGACGCTGCGTTACCGAAATGGCTTTTCGTGCATCAAGTACGTTGAATGTATGTGAAGCCATCAAACAGTAGTCATACGCTGGCAATGGTAAGTTTTCTTCCAAACAACGCTTGCATTCGACTTGCGCGTTTTCAAAGTGTTCAAAAAGCATCGCGACATTGGCGATCTCAAAGTTGTATTTACTAAACTCATACTCACTTTGTTTGTGTACATCACCGTACGTTGTGACACCAAATTGGTTCTCATTCCATACAAGATCGAACACAGACTCTTTCTCTTGCAAATACATCGCGAGGCGTTCTACACCATAGGTAATTTCAACCGAAACAGGGTTACACGCAATACCACCTACTTGTTGGAAATAGGTAAATTGAGTCACTTCCATACCATCCAACCACACTTCCCAGCCAAGTCCCCATGCGCCAAGCGTTGGCGATTCCCAGTTGTCTTCCACAAAGCGAATGTCGTGTTTTTTGATGTCAAGCCCAAGCATTTCAAGACTTTTGAGGTAAAGCTCTTGAATGTTGTCAGGACTTGGTTTAATGAGCACTTGGAACTGATAATAACTGCCCAAACGGTTTGGGTTCTCACCATATCTTCCATCGGTTGGTCTGCGACTTGGTGCGACATACGCTGTTGCCCAAGGCTTTGAGCTCAAGCTTCTTAAAAACGTTGCATTATGAAAGGTTCCAGCCCCTGCTGGCATATCGTAAGGTTGAACAATTGTACAGCCTTGATCTTGCCAAAAAGTTTGGAGGTTTAAAAGCATTTGACTAAAGGTTAACACTATCTTTTCCTTTTACATGTAAAGATTATTTGGTTGGAGGGGTATAACTCTCCACCGCTTTATTCCACATCATTTTATATTTTCGCTTGGTAAATTCCAGTTCATCTTGCAATAGTGCAAGTTGCTTGGTCAATGTTTCCATTGTTTTACGATCTTCTTCGTAAAGCTCTTGCATTGAAAAAAGAGCCTCTTTTAAAAAACGATTTTCACTTTTTAGCGCATCGAGGGTCTCTTCTTTGGCATCTAAGACTTTTTCATGCAAACTGAGTATGGCGCCAACCGTTTTTTCCACAAACTCTGAGCTCATTGAGATGGAAGATCCATCATAAGCGTCATCAAGGACAATCCCTTTGGTAGCAGGAATAAGTGCATGAGCACTTCGGCTTACTTCAACAAAACATTGCCCATCTTCCTCTTTTGCTATCAGCTTGCCCTCTTCGATCAATGATTGAATGGCAGAAATATCCAAATTGACTAATTTACTAAACTCTTCAATCTCTAACCAACTGTTCATTGTTTTACCTTACTTATAGAATGATTTCAATACCCATAGAATCCGTTTCGACTTTTTTTGCTTTCAAAATACGATCTTCTTTGAGTTTTGCACTCAATTCTTCATCGCCGATTGCAAGAATTTGCATCGCTAAATACGCACTGTTAACCGCGCCTGCTGCACCAATAGCCACAGTACCTACGGGCATACCTCCTGGCATTTGAACTGTACTTAAAAGTGCGTCCATTCCTTCCATAACGCCACCTTTCATCGGAACACCAATAACAGGTTTCGTGGTAAGTGAAGCTACCACACCGGCTAAATGTGCCGCCATACCCGCTGCACAAATAAAGACTTTAGCCCCTTTGGCTTCAGCACTTTTAACATACTGATGGGTTCGCTCAGGACTTCTATGCGCAGATGAGACGATGATCTCATGCATCACGCCAAATTTCTCTAACGTCTTTGCGCACTCTTCCATAACAGTATAATCACTTTTACTTCCCATTATAATAGAAACAAACTTCACGCTCTATCCTTTTATCTTTGCTCTTAAAAATGTAAATCCAGGCACGATTGCTGGTAGCACAATCGCATTGGTATTTCCGCTGTGTATCTCATCAAATACTTTGCCCATTGGCGTTTGTAGTTTTTTGAAACACACTTTCCACGAACCCTCTTCTTTAAAAATCGTACCAATTTCATTATCAACAGCCTCAATCTTTGCAACTGAGGGCATAATCAATTCATAGTTTACATGTAAAGATAAAACGTCTTTACAAAGGCAGTTCGAGCCATCTTCACTCACTTGCGCAATCACTTGGTGTGTGCCTTCGCTAATCGAGTGCGCGAGGTTTTGTGTATCATTTTTTTCATAAGGGCGATTGACCAAATAGCCATCACTAAACCCTCTATTTTTAGTTGTGTCTAGTTCAGCGGTATATTTACTCGCATCAAACTGATTGGCATAATAATCATCAATCGCTTGACGATATGTTTTGGTGGTAATTCCCACATAATAAGAACTCTTCGTTCGTCCTTCAATCTTGAGTGAATCAATGACACCCGAATCCAGTATCTCTTTCACGTGAGCACTCAAGTTGAGATCTTTCGCATTCATAATATGCGTCCCCTCTTCGCCCTCTTCCAAACGAAAGAGCGTCCCACTCTCTTCATTATGGGCATAAAGCGTATAAGGAAAGCGACAGTCATTCGCACAGCTCCCACGGTTTGAAACACGTCCGCTTTGAACAGAACTAATCAAACAACGACCGCTGTAGGCAAAACACATCGAACCATGCACAAAAACTTCAAGCTCTAGCTTTGGTAATCGCGCTTTAATTTGCTCAAGATCTTTCAGGCTTACTTCGCGTGCTGCAATAATACGCTTCACACCCATATCATAATAGACTTCAGCATCAAGATAATTCAACACATTCGCTTGCGTGGAAAGATGCACAGGAATGTGTGGTGCAATCTTTTGCGCTAACTTTATAACGCCTGGCGCTGCTACAATAAACGCGTCAGGGTTCATTGCCGCTACACGCTCAATATGTTTTTCTAAAAGCGAAATTTGTGCGTTAAAAGGAAAACCATTGATGGTAACATAGAGCTTTTTGCCCATGGCGTGGGTATAGTTGATCGCTTCTTCAAAACTTTCATACGTAAACTCTTTGCCTGAACGTATGCGAAGAGAGAAGTGACTCACCCCCGCATACACGGCATCTGCGCCATAAGCAAGCGCGATTTTTAACTTTTCAAAATTTCCAGCAGGAGAAAGCAGTTCGACGTTTGACACCTATTTCTTTCCTAAACTAGCAATCAATGCTTCAATATCTTCACTGCTAACAACATCTTCTGTTGTTTCATCACCATGAATATGTACAGCTGAACTTACACGTTTAGAGTCGTCTTTAGAGCCTTCAAACAATGCGCTCATGTATTTTGAAAGGGCACGCATAACATTAATAACGCGTTCGATTTTTTGGCGATGAATATCTTGGTATTGCATAATGTCCATCGTCATCATGATCTCATCTTCCGCCATTTGGGCATTCATTAAAAGATCTTCAACACGATCCTTCATCCCTTTGTTGTCATCAAGCGCTTTTTGAAACTGATCAATTTTAGGAAATTTTGTGACTAAAGTCTCAAAAAGAGTAATGTTTGACTCAATGAGTTTAATAACCTCTTTAGCATTCTCTTCAGCACTCATCATAAAGTTATTCACAGTTTCAAGCTTATCAAACACTTGCGTTGCTTTGATCTCAGAATCTTTGGTAACATCATCAAGCTGATGCACCATTTTATGATCATCTGTTGGTGGCGGTGGCGGCCAAGACATTGTCGATGATGGTCTATACTCATGCATCAATTGAGTAGCAGCTTTATCTTTTTCCTCTTCTAAAGCTTCACTCTCTGTTTGTTCTTCAAAATCTGCACTCTCTTCAAGCGCCGCTTCTGTTGGAGCGGCATCGTCCATATCATCTAAATCGCCCGCCATCAAAGCATCAAGTTCTTCTTGCGTCATAAGCTTTCTCCTCAAAATGACAAATTATGGTCTATTATAGTGAACTTTTTATATAATTTAACTTTAAGACCCTGATTGAAGGACACCTATTATGATCATTGATTTACATAACCATACTATTTTATGCAACCATGCGGAGGGGAGTATTGAGGAGTATATTCAAAGTGCTATTGCTAAAAAAATAGATATTTTTGGCTTTTCTGACCATGCGCCAATGAACTTCGATGAAGCGTATCGTATGAGCTTTTCAGAAATGGATACATACGAAAAAGATGTTTTACATGTAAAAGAAAAATACAAAGATCAAATCAAAATATTACTTGCCTATGAAGTGGATTTTTTAAGAGGGTATATCGATGAGAGGGTCCTTAAACGCAATGTTGATTATTTTATAGGTTCTGTACATTACCTAGGTTCTTGGGGCTTTGATAATCCCGAATTTATAGGTGAATACCGCACTAAAAATATCGACGAAGTATGGGAGCATTATTTTGAAGCGATCGGCGCGATGGCAAAAAGCGGGCTTTTTGATATCGTAGGACATTTAGACCTCATAAAGGTTTTTAATTTTCTGCCTAAAAAAGATGTAAGGCTGATCGCAAAAGAAGCCATTAAAGCCATCAAAAAAGCCAATATGTCCATAGAACTCAACGCTGCAGGCTTTCGTAAACCTGTGGGAGAGCAGTATCCAAGCAATCCTTTGATGGAACTTATTAGCGAGCATGATATCCCTATTACGTTTGGTTCCGACGCACATGCTCTAAGCCATATTGGCTACCAGCAAGAGGAACTTCGAGAGATTGCAAAAGCGTATGGGTATAAAAAATGTGCAACTTTTGAAAGTCGAGATCGAATATTGGTTAATTTTTAAGCACCTTTTGCAATGTTATTTTCAGTTCAATCTGATAAAATTACTAAAATTTAAAATTTAGGAGTTACAACATGGGTAAATTCGTTAACAGTGTTGAAGAATTTTTCAAATACTGTGCTGACAATGAAGTTGAATTTGTTGATTTTCGTTTCACTGACATGAAAGGAACATGGCATCACCTTACATATACTATGGAAGCGATTAGTCCAGAGTCTTTCACCAATGGTATTCCTTTTGATGGTTCATCAATCGATGCTTGGCAGCCAATCAACAAATCTGACATGCTTTTAAAGCCAGAAGCTGAGAGCGCATTTTTAGATCCATTTACAGCTGATTCAACCATTGTTGTATTCTGTGATGTTTTTGACATTTACAAAGGTGAATTGTATGAGAAATGTCCAAGAAGTATCGCTAAAAAAACATTGAAGTACCTTGCTGAAACAGGTCTTGGTGATGTTGCATACTTTGGACCAGAAAATGAATTTTTCGTATTTGACGATGTAAAAATTAGAGATGAAATTAACTGTTCATACTACGAAGTAGACTCTGAAGAAGGTGCTTGGAATAGCGCTAAAAATTATACTGATGGCTACAACACAGGTCACCGACCAGGCACAAAAGGTGGTTACTTCCCAGTTCAGCCAATCGATTCTATGGTAGATTTACGTGCTGAAATGGTACAAACTCTTAAACAAATTGGTCTTGAAGTATTCGTTGTTCACCACGAAGTTGCTCAAGCACAAGGCGAAATCGGTGTTAAATTTGGAACATTGATTGAAGCAGCTGACAACGTACAAAAATATAAATACGTTGTAAAAATGGTAGCTCACCTCAATGGAAAAACAGCTACATTTATGCCAAAACCACTTTACGGTGACAATGGTAACGGTATGCACGTTCACCAATCAATCTGGAAAGATGGCAAAAACATGTTCTATAAGGCTGGCGAATACGCAAACCTTAGTGATATGGCTAGATGGTATATCGGTGGTATCTTGAAACACGCAAGAAGTGTTGCGGCGTTTACAAACCCATCAACTAACTCTTATAAACGTTTGATCCCAGGATTTGAAGCGCCTTCAATCCTTACTTACTCTATGCAAAACCGTTCAGCTTCATGCCGTATTCCATACGGTGCGGGTGAGAAATCAGTTCGTGTTGAGATGCGTTTCCCAGATTCAACTTCATGCCCATACCTTGCGTTTGCTTCTATGCTTCTTGCAGGAATTGATGGTATTAAAACAAAAGCTGAGCCTGTTGGTCCAATGGACGAAGACTTATTTGAACTTACACTCGATGAAATTAGAGAAAAAGGTATCAACCAAATGCCTCATACATTAAGAGGTTCACTTGAAGCGTTAATCCGTGACAATGACTATCTTAAACCTGTTATGACTCCAGAATTTTTGGATACATACCAACACTACAAATTTGAAACTCAAGTTTGGCCAGATGAGGCAAGACCTACTGCATTTGAATTTAAAACAATGTTCTCTTGCTAGTCGTTTTTTTATTTTGACACGCTTTTGGGGCAAAGCCCCAAAAGCTACGCTGCGCTATGCACTGAAGCTTGCCTCTGCGAGGCAGAATTGACTTGATCTTCCATCTTCATTTTTTTCACACTTCCCCAAGTAAAGATTGAAAAACTACGTTGCACTTGGCGGCTAAAGCTGCCCCTTACGAGCAAACTTGTTTTAGCTGCTAAAACATCAAACCACCATCGTCTTTAAGTTGTTTTGTATTTGTTTTAGGAAATGGCGATACATCGGTAAAATACTCTGTTGATCCATCGATTTTACGAGAGCCTACACCTTCTGGCATTTTAAACTCACGTGTTGTTTCCGGGTGAAGCTCTACATACTTGGTCATAAAGTATTTAAACGCAGGAGCTGCCGATTTTCCACCGGTTTCGCCTTTTTTAAGCGGTGTATTATTGTCGTTTCCATACCAAGTGAGCACCTCTATGTCAGGAGAAAAGCCACAAAACCAGACATCCACACTGCTGTTGGTTGTTCCTGTTTTTCCAGCAATTTCTATGCCCGAAACTTGAGCATTTTTACCCGTACCTCGTTTGACAACCTCTTTCATCATATCTATCATCAAATAGCTCTGTTTAGGTGATGTGATCGTCTGTGTTTTGGTTTCATAGACTTTTTCAACGCCTTGGCGGTTAATCACTTTTTTAACCAGTACTGGCTCAACACGTACACCGTAATTTGGGAACATTGAGTAAAAACTACTGTATTCTAGCGGTGAAATACCAAAACTTCCAAGTGCCAATGAAAGATCCATCGATAAGCCCTTGAAACCATCTTTTTTGAGCTCTTTATAGACACTATCAAGCCCTAAAAGAGATAACAAGTTAATCGTCGCCAAGTTACGTGAATGTACCAACGCCTCTTTGAGGGTAATAAGGCCTTCAAAATTACTTTCATAGTTCTTTGGTGTCCATGTTTCATCGGTTTCACTGTTGACGTAAGTACGTGAAATATCAGGGATTTCAGACAGTGGAGAGTATCCCCAATCTAAAGCTTTTTGGTACACAAAAGGCTTAAAGCTTGAACCTGGTTGGCGTTTACTTTGCGTTGCACGGTTAAAACTGCTCTTTGCATAATCAAGACCTCCGACCAGCGCTAAAATATTACCTGTGCTATTTTCCATAACCACCATAGCACCATTGAGCTCAGACGCATTCACATCTTTCCCAAGTCGTGACACCATGCCGTTGTAACCCACTTTTAGGGATTCATGTGCAAGTTGTTGTAATTTCAAATCAATACTCAAATAAATCTGAAAGCCACCTTTTTTAATATCGCCATATTCTGTACTCAAGCTTTTAATGACTTCATCGGTGACATAAGGTGCACGATTGCGTGTTAATGTCTCATCGAAAACCATAGGATGCTCTAATGTTGCCTTAGTGTATTCGTTCTCACTAATCCAGCCTAATGTGTACATACGACTAACCACTTGATTGGCTCTGCTTAAAGAGAGATCCATGTGTTTGGTTGGATCATACGAACTAGGCGCTTTTGGAAGTCCCACAAGTATAGCGATCTCTTTTAATGTCAGCGCATCAAGCGTTTTGTTGAAATACCCATGTGCCGCGGTTTTAACACCATAATAGCCATGCCCAAAGTAAACATGGTTAAAGTAACGCTCCAAAATCTGCTCTTTGGTTAAAGACGATTCTACCGTATAGGCTAAGATAGCTTCATTGAGTTTACGTGTTAATGTTTTTTGGCGTGTTAAAACGGTATTTTTAATAAGCTGTTGTGTAATAGTACTCGCACCCTCAACCATTTTCATCGCATGAATGTCTTTGACTAAAGCTCTAAAAATTGCTTCAAGGTTAATACCGCTGTGCTCAAAAAAGGAGGTATCTTCCGTTGCAACAAGCGCTTCGATCAAACGTGGAGGGAGGTCTTTAAAATCGACATACAACCTATTCTCTTCGTCAAAAAGATTCGCGATCAATTCACCATTGCGGTCATAAATTTGTGTGGTTAATTTAGGGGTATAATCAATAATCTTATAGGCATCGAAACGAATTTGTGCGTATAAAAAGATAATTGCCATCAATACTGCAAATCCAAGCATTGCTAAAATAGTCATAATATATTTCACGTTCTAAAACTCCTTTGTCTAAATCCAGACTCCAATAATTGCTTCGTATAAGCCTCTTTGGGGTCATGCAAAATATTTTTGGTTAAACCGTACTCAACGATTTTCCCGTTTTTAATAATCCCCACTTCATTGCATAAATGCTCAATCGTTCCAATATCGTGCGTTACAAAAAGTAGATCAAATCCGCACGTCTGATGAAGCAAGGAAATCAACTCCAACACCGTTGTTTTGCTCTCCTCGTCCAGTGCTGTTGTGGGTTCATCCAGTAACAGCAATTGTGGCTCAACGCTTAGAGCCATCGCAATGATAAGCCGTTGTAACTGCCCACCGCTTAACTCTGAGGGAAAACGATTTAAAAAATCGACATCTAAACCTACCATACGCAAATACTTTTCTGCTTGCTCGCGCGATGCCATAAACTGCTTCTCAATCTTCGTCAAAGGCGAGAGAGCCGTAAAAGGATTTTGAGGCACAAACGCGATGCTTTTCCCACGCTTTAACGCATAAGATGCATCATACTCTAAAAGGGACTCCAACTCTTGTGGTAACATCCCTAAAAGTGCTTTAAGCGTCAAACTTTTTCCACTGCCACTCTCACCAATCAGGGCAAACGACCTCTCAAAAGAAAACTGCACATCTAGCAGTGTTTTTGCCTTACTTTTGATGAGAAGTTGTTTACATGTAAAGCTCAAAAGCTCCCCTTTTGGATAAGAGAGCACACTGTTTTTAACGACTCAACG is a window from the Sulfurospirillum oryzae genome containing:
- a CDS encoding ATP-binding cassette domain-containing protein; this encodes MSFTCKQLLIKSKAKTLLDVQFSFERSFALIGESGSGKSLTLKALLGMLPQELESLLEYDASYALKRGKSIAFVPQNPFTALSPLTKIEKQFMASREQAEKYLRMVGLDVDFLNRFPSELSGGQLQRLIIAMALSVEPQLLLLDEPTTALDEESKTTVLELISLLHQTCGFDLLFVTHDIGTIEHLCNEVGIIKNGKIVEYGLTKNILHDPKEAYTKQLLESGFRQRSFRT